The Streptomyces taklimakanensis nucleotide sequence CGACTCGAAGACCGACAGCACCTGGCCGAACTTCATGGCACCCCCCTTCAGCTCTCCCAGGACCTTGAAGAGCTGCTCGGCGGTGCGCTGCTGCATCTCCTGGCCGACCAGCTCCGCGGAGTACCCCCCGATGCGCTTGCCCAGCCCCCAGGTCGCGCGTCCCGCCACACCCAGCGGCAGCGCGGCCAGCTTGGCGGTACGTGTGACGGCCTTACGCGGAAGATCCGACATGTGCCCCTCCATCTTCCCGACAGCACGACCGGGTGGCAGCGCCGAGAACAGCGGTCATGTCGCCATTGTGGACCTCCGGACCCCGTCCGCCGAGAGCGGGCGGCCGCCGTGCACGGAAGCGGCACCGCACGGACACTCCACGTGCGGCGACACCGGCTCCGACTCGGCGCGCAACTCCGGCAGCACCCAGGACCGGCGCGCACCCGTGACGCAGCCCTCGTCACCGTCCAGGAAGGTCAACGCGCAGGAGGCGGTCGCACCCGCGACCAGGGTGGCCAGCGCCACGTCACAGGCCGGCACCGAGGTCCCCCGGGCCGATCGCCACTGGGCCACCACCAACGGCCAGCCGGGCTCCCGCTCCGCGCGCCCGAGCAACAGGCACTCCGCACACGCCGTCGCTCCCGGCAGCACCAGCGGCCCCACGAACCCGGTGCCCTCGACCACCCCGGCGTACAGATGCGGCACCCCGGTACCGACCAGCTCCGCGGACGCGACGGAATCCGGCGCGTAGGCGGCCAGTCCGTCCCGTGGCGCGACCACCACCAGACCGAGCCCCGGCTCGGGAGCCTCGGCGGACGGGCGCGACCGCCGGGGAGCGGGGGCCGCCCGCCGCACCGCCCGGCCGGCGGCCGCGGCCCGCCGCCGGCCGGTCTGTTCCGCCGGCACGCCTCCCGGAGCGGTGTCCCACGGGGCCACACAGCCGCCGTCCACCACGTCGACCTGCCCCACACCGGCCGCCGACAGCAGCGCGGCCACCGTCGCCCCGACCCGTCCCGCGCCGCGCACCTGCACCCGCGCCCCGGCCCGGGCGGCCAGCCTCCGCACTCCCCCGCCCGGTTCCGGATGGAGCACCGAGAGCGAGGCCAGATCGGGACGGACCCGGTCCTCGACCCGGGCCGCGGCCCTCCGGTGCGCGGTGGCGTCGTCCAGGAGCCCCGCGGCCGTCAACCGCCCCACCAGTCTGTCGACCACCTCCGCGCCGAGCCCCATCCCCTCCGCGGCCCGCCTGAGCTCGGGCAGGCCGCGAGTGCCGTCGAACAACTCCAGGAAGCTGCCGGTCGCGGTGTCCACCGGCCCCAGCAACACCGCGTGCGCGGGCGTCACCCCGTACCGCAGGGTGTTCCGATCCCGCCAGGCGCGTCGCAGCGCCGGTTTGATCATCGGATGCATGTTCGTTCGACCCCCTGAGACCGCCGCCGGCATCGTCGCCGCCGGTTCCGGATCACCGACGGGCCCCAGCATGCGGCCCAGGGGGGCGCCGCCGCCGGGAGTTGTCCACAGGGCGCGCCGTTCGTCATACCGGGGTGTTCGGGAGCGTTCGAGGGCGTGCGGCCGCTCACCCGGACGGGCGTTTCCCCCGGAAGCACCCCTGGGACGGGACTTCCGGGGACGGCAGCGGGTAACGTCGTGGCGTGTCCGCCGACCCGCCGAGCAGCCCCGAGCCACCGCACCGCACCCCCGAGCCGAACGGCGCGGGGGCGGACACGGCGGCACGCGGGCGGGAGGAGGCCGTCGAGGTCCGCCGGAGCGCACGTCGCCGGCGCACGGTCTCCGCCTACCGCGAGGGAGGCCGCACCATCGTCCTCATCCCGGCCCGGATGTCGAAGGACGAGGAGCGGCGCTGGGTGGACGTCATGCTGGACAAACTGGCCGCCCAGGAGAGCCGCAGGAAGCCCGACGACGGCGAACTGGCCGAGCGCGCGGCGCGGCTCTCCCGCCAGTACCTCCAGGGGCGCGCCCGCCCGATCACCGTGCGCTGGGTCACCAACCAGAACACCCGCTGGGGCTCGTGCACCCCCGCCGAGGGCAGCATCCGTCTCTCGCACCGGTTGCAGGGCATGCCCGAGTACGTCGTGGACTACGTCCTCCTGCACGAGTTGGCGCACCTGTTGGTCCCCGGCCACGGGCCCCGTTTCTGGCGGCTGTTGGAGTCCTACCCGCGCACCGAGAGGGCCCGCGGCTTCCTGGAGGGCGTGGTCGCCGCCAACCGGCTTCCGAACGTTTCCGAGCCCGGAGCGAATGATCCGGACGGGTGACCGGTTAGCCTGGCGCGACGACATCGACGCTATGAACGGGGGACGGTCGGTTACGCATGGCCAGAGAATTCCAACGCGGCCACAAGGCCAGGATCGGTGATCTCACCGCGGGGACGGATCTGTACGTGGGCGTGCGGATCTCGGCTCCGGGACTGAGCTTCGACATCAGCTGCTTCGGCCTCGACGCCGAGGAGCGGCTCTCCGACGATCGGTACTTCGTCTTCTTCAACCAGCCCCGGTCACCCGAGGAGGCCATCCAGCTCCTGGGCCCCCAGGCGGGCGACACCGAGTCCTTCAGGGTGACCCTGGAGCGCATTCCCCCGCACATCCGGAAGCTGTCGTTCACGGCGACGATCGACGGTGCCGGTCAGATGTCCCTGATCGACCCCGGCTACCTGCGGATCGTCGCCGGGGGCGAGGAGGTCGCGCGGTACGCGTTCGACGGCTCGGAATTCACCTCCGAGCGGGCCGTGATGCTCGGCGACCTCTACCTGAAGGACGTCTGGCGCTTCGCCGCGGTCGGCCAGGGCTTCGACGGAGGTCTGGAGGCGCTGCTGAAGAACTTCGGCGGTGAGGTCGCCGAGGAGGAGGCCGCCCCCGAGCCGGCCCCGCAACCGGTGCCCGGTTTCGCGCCGCCCTCCGGACCGGCCCCCGGTTTCGCGCCTCCGGCGGCCCCCACCGCCCCGCAACCCGCACCGGCCCCGCAACCCGCCCCCCGACAACCGGTGCCGCCGCCCGCGCCGACGGCGCCCGTGCCGCCGCCCGCCCCGCCGCAGCCGGCCGCACCGCCTCCCCAGGGAGGCCACCCCCAAGCCCCCGCCCAGCCGGTTTCCCCCGACGCTCCCGCGCCCGCTCCGCCCCCGGTGCCCGCGGCACCCACCGCCCCCGGGCAGGTGATGCCCAACCCCTTCGGCGGGCCGCAGACGCAGCAGCCCTTCGGCGGGCAGCCCCCGCAGGCCCCCTTCGGCGGGCAGGTGCCCGGCCCTCCGGGTGCCCCCCGGGTGCCGCAGGGACCGGCCGCCGGGATCGGCGCGGCGTTGGAGAAGTACCGCGAGGCACCCACCGGGCAGCGTTGGACCCTGCAGAACCCGACGCTGGTGAGGGCCGACCTCTCCGGCGACGGCGGGCCCGTCCTCGCCCGCCAGGGCAGCATGGTGCTGTACCAGGGCAAGGTCGACTTCTCCTACAAGGGCGCGGGGCTCGCCGGCCGCATCGTCGGCAACGCCACCGGCCAGGAGATGCAGCTGATGCGGTGCAGCGGGCGCGGCCAGGTGTTCTTCGCCGAGAACGCCGCGCACGTGCACCCCATCGAACTCCAGGGCGACGCCGTCTGCGTCTCCGCCGACAACGTGCTCGCCTTCGACGAGAGCCTCCAGTACGAGGTCCGCCGGATCGAGGGCCACGGCATTCCCGGAGGAGCCCTGTTCACCCTGCAGTTCCAGGGCACCGGCACCGTCGTGGTCAAGACGCAGGGCCTCCCGGTCGTCCTGCCCGTCACACCGACCACCTTCGCCGACTGCCAGGCCGTCGTCGCCTGGTCCGCCGGCGCACAGGTGATCATCTCCAGCCAGGTGCGGCTGCGCCGCAACGCCTACCCCGGCCACAGCGGTGAGACCGTGAACCTCCAGTTCCGCGGCGCGCCCGGGAACTTCGTCGTCGTCCAGCCCTACGAGGTCTGAGGGAGCCCGTCGTGAACCAGCCAGTGATCTCGGGCTACGCCCCGACCCCGCCCGCCGCCCGCATGGAGAATCACGGGGCGCACATGGTGAAGATCGCCATGGCCGGCGGCCAGGACGTCTTCGCCCGCACCGGGTCGATGATCGCCTACGAGGGCTTCGTCCAGTACGAGCCCAACCCGCCGGCCGTCCGCCAGCTGGCCTCCCAGTGGCTCACCGGCGAGGGCGCCCCGCTGATGAAGTGCAGCGGCGACGGAGTCCTCTACCTCGCCGACTACGGAGCCGACGTCGTCTGCCTCAACCTGGCCGACGAGGCGCTCTCGGTCAACGGGACCAACCTCCTCGCCTTCGACGCGCACCTCCAGTGGGGCGTCGAGCGCGTCAAGGGGCTGGCGAAGTTCGCCGGTCAGGGCCTGTTCAACGTCGGGATCTCCGGTACCGGCTGGGTCGCCCTCACCTCCCGCGGCACACCCGTCGTGGTGGACTGCGGACGCGGCGAGGACGAGACCTACGTCGATCCCGACGCCCTGGTCGCCTGGTCGTCCGGCCTGAAGGTCAAGAACAAGCGCACCATGAAGGCGAGCGCGCTGATCGGCCGCGGCAGCGGCGAGGCGTACCAGATCGCCTTCTCCGGCCAGGGCTTCGTCGTCGTCCAGCCCAGCGAGGACAGCGCCGACCGCCTGCGCGTCCGGGGTTGAGGGGGGAGTAAGAACCATGCAGAGTCCGCTCTTCGGCCACACCGAGGTCCCCAGCCAGGACCGCTACGCCCTGCAGAACCCGCAACTGCTGCGGGTCCGGCTCTCCGGCCACGACGACGTGCTCGCCCGGAAGGGCGCGATGGTCGCCTACCAGGGGCTGTTGGAGTTCGACGGCGAGTACGCCTCGCGCGGGCGCCGCCGCGGGCAGGCACGGGCCGGCGAGAACCTGGAGCTGATGCGGTGCTCCGGGGAGGGCACGGTCTACCTGGCCAACCTCGCCCAGTACGTCCACGTCATGGACGTGGAGCCGGAAGGTCTGACGGTCGACAGCTCCTACGTCCTGGCCCTGGACTCCTCCCTGCACTGGGAGGTGATCGCGGTGGACAGCCAGTTCGGCATCTCCGGATCCGGCGCGTACAACCTCAACATCACCGGCCAGGGCAAGGTCGCTCTGATGACCTCCGGACAGCCGCTGGCCCTCCAGGTCACCCCGGACGGATACGTCAACGCCGACTCCGACGCGGTGGTGGCCTGGTCCGGTTCGCTGCGGGTGCAGATGCAGGCCCAGACCAGCTCCCAGAGCGTGTTCCGGCGGCGCGGCAGCACCGGGGAGGGCTGGGAGCTGAGCTTCATGGGCCGGGGGTACGCCCTCGTCCAGCCCAGCGAGCTGCTGCCGCCGCAGAACGCGGTGATCCAGGGGCTGCGGGGCCAGTACGGCGCGGGCGGTCAGAACCAGGGCAACATCTGGAGCAACTGACCGAGGCGCGCGGACCGTGCCCGCGCGCCCTGCCTCACAGCAGCGCGCGGGTACGGTCCACCAGCCGCACGACGGTGGCGTCGGCCACCGACGCCACCTCGTCGTAGGGGAACCAGCGCAGTTCCAGCGACTCCTCGCCGGCCGTCTCCACCGCGCCCTCCGGCGCCAGGGCGACGTACTGCACGTCCAGGTGCCAGGCGCAGGGCGTGTGGTGTCGGTCCAGCCGCACGGGACCGTCCGGCAGCAGGGTGAGCCCGGTGATGCCCGACTCCTCGACGGCCTCTCGCAGGGCGACCCCGGCGAGCGTGGCGTCGGCCGGTTCGCAGTGCCCGCCGGTCTGGAGCCACATCCGCAGTTTGCGGTGGTGGGTGAGCAGCACCCGTCCGCGGCGCGGCTCCACCACGAGCGCGCTCGCCGTGATGTGGCCGTCCGCGCACGAGCGCCACACCCCGTCGGGGTGGGCGGCCAGGTGGTCGCCGTAGGCCAGGCGCAGCGCCTCCTGCTCCTCGTCCGGCGCGGACCACTCCTTGAGGACCCGCACCGTGTCCGCGTGCAGGCTCACCGGTCGTCTCCGCCGGCCCCGCCGTCCCCGCTCTCGCCACGGTCGTCCTTGCCGTCCTCGCGCAACAGCCCCTCCAACTCGGAGAAGTCCAACTGCTCGCGGTGGACGAAACCGTCCGGGTCGTCGAGGTCGTCGGCGGTCGGAAGCATGTCCGGGTGGGCCCACAGCCCGTCGCGGCCGTCCAACCCGCGGGCGTCGGTGAGGGAGGCCCACAGTCGGGAGGCGTCGCGCAGGCGTCGGGGCCGCAACTCCAGGCCGATCAGCGTGGCGAAGGTCTGCTCGGCCGGTCCGCCACCGGCCCGCCGCCTGCGCAGCGTCTCGCGCAGCGCGGAAGCGGACGGCAGGTGTGGCTCGGCCGCGGCGTGCACCACCGCGTCCACCCAGCCCTCGACCAGCGCGAGCGCCGTCTCCAGCCGGGCCAGGGCCGCCTTCTGTTCGGGAGTGTCCTCCGGCTGGAACATGCCCTGCTGGAGCGCCTCCTGGAGTTCCTCGGGGCGGGACGGGTCGAGCTGTCCGACGACGTCCTCCAGCTTGGCGGTGTCCACCTTGATCCCGCGCGCGTACCCCTCGACCGCGCCGAACAGGTGCGAGCGCAGCCACGGCACGTGGGCGAACAGCCGCTGGTGCGCCGCCTCGCGCAGCGCGAGGTACAGCCGCACCTCGTCCTCGGGAACGCCCAGCCCCTCGCCGAAGGCCGCGATGTTGACCGGCAGCAGCGCCGCCCTGCCCTTCGGACCCAGCGGCAGACCGATGTCGGTGGAGCCCACGACCTCGCCGGCCAGTACGCCCAGTGCCCGGCCGATCTGGGTGCCGAACATCGCGCCGCCCATGGAGCGCATCATCCCGATCAGCGGGCCCGCCATGGACTGCATCTCCTCGGGAAGCACGTCGCCCATGGCCGCCCCGACGCGTTCGGCGACCGGATCCACCAGGTCCTTCCACACCGGAAGGGTGGACTCCACCCACTCCGCGCGGCTCCAGGCCACGGCCGAGCCGGACCCGGAGGGCAGGGAGGTCACGCCGTCCAGCCAGAGATCGGCCAGTCGCACGGCCTCCTCGACGGCCCGCCGCTCCCGGGGGCCGACGCTGGCGTCCTTGGTGCCGTCCGGGGTGCCCGCGGCGACGGTCTGTCGGGCGATGTCCTTGGCCATGTCCCAGTTGACCGGCCCGCCCTCGTAGCTGAGCATCTGGCCGAGCCGCTGGAACGCGGCGCCCAGGTCGTTCGGGTCGACGCCGCCGGGGCCGCCCAGCGACCCGAACATCGCCGCGAACGGGTTCTCGGCGCCGCCCTGGCCGCCGAACCCGAACGGGTTCGGGTCGGGTCCGCCCTTCTTCCGGCCGTCGTCGCCCTCCTCCGGCTCCTCGGGTGGAAGGCCGAATCCGAATGGGATGTCACTCACGGGGTTCCTCGGATCTGGTGGCTGGTGGGTGGGTCGCTGGGACGACGGTGGAGGATGTGCGAAGTGGAGGGCTTCACCTCCAGCCTAGACACCTCTCGGGCAGGATGGAGCCTGCGCACGTCGTACCCGAGACAACCGCGGGAGACACCGGGTGAGTTCCCAGGAGGCCAACGTTCGCGGTCCGCGTAACGGGACCGCACGGCCCGTCGTCGCGGTCACCGGAGCCGCATCGGGGGTGGGCGCGCTGCTGACCGAGCGGCTCGTGGCCTCCCCCGAGGTGGGACGGGTGATCGCGCTCGACGAGCGACGCGGCGACGCGGAGGGTGCCCAGTGGCACGTCCTGGACGTGCGGGACCCGGCCATCGCCGACCGGCTGCGCGACGCCGGCCGGCCGGCCGACACCGTGGTGCACCTCGCCCTCGACCTGGATCTGGAGACCGATCCCGCCGCCCGCTCCGCCTACAACGTGCGCGGCACCCAGACGGTGCTGACGGCCGCCGCCGCCGCGGGCGTGCGGCGGGTGGTGCTGTGCACCTCGGCGATGGTCTACGGCGCGTTGCCCGACAACGACGTACCGCTGGCCGAGGACGCCGAGCTGCGGGCGACGGCCGAGGCCACGGGCGTGGGCGATCTGCTGGAGATCGAGCGGCTCGCCAAGCGCGCCCCCCGCGCGCACCCGGGGCTCAACGTCACGGTCGTGCGCCCCACCGTCCTGGTCGGCGGCACGGACACGGCCCTGACCCGTTACTTCGAGTCGCCGCGCCTGCTGGTCGTGGCCGGGTCCCGGCCGTGCTGGCAGTTCTGCCACGTCGAGGATCTGGCCGCCGCCCTGGAGTACGCGGCGCTGGAGAAGGTGGAGGGCGAGCTGGCGGTCGGTTGCGACGGCTGGCTGGAACAGGAGGAGGTGGAGGAGCTGTCCGGCATCCGCCGCATGGAGCTGCCCTCCGCGGTCGCCCTCGGCGCGGCCTCCCGACTGCACCGACTGGGGCTGACGCCCTCGCCCGCCGGTGACCTGGCGTACACGATGCACCCCTGGGTGGTCAGCGGCTCCCGGCTGCACGAGGCGGGCTGGCGGCCGACGTGGACCAACGAGGCGGTGCTGGGCGAGCTGCTGAAGGAGGTCGCCGGCCGGCACACGGTCGCCGGACGCCGCCTGGGGCGCAAGGACGCCACCACGCTCGGCGCCGCGGGCGCCACCGTCGCCCTGGTGGGCACCGCCGCCCTGGTCCGACGCGCCCGCAGGACCCGCCGTCGGATGTGACGTTCCACACACGGCGTCCCGTGCCGCGCCGCGCGGGTGGACGCGTCCGCCCGCGCCGGTACGGCACCATGTCCCCATGGCACAGACGTACGACCATCCCGGTGAACGGGCCGCGCACGATCCGATCCGGCTGCTGGCGGTCCGTGAGGCCCCGCTCTCCGTGGACGAGGTCATGGCCGCCGTGCGTGACCCTTCGGCCGGTGGCACCGCGCTGTTCGTCGGCACCGTGCGCGACCACGACGGGGGCGTCGACGTGGCCCGACTGGGCTACTCCTCGCACCCCACGGCGGAGGCCGAGCTGCGCCGCGTCGCCGAGAAGGTGGTCGCCGACTTCCCCGTGCGAGCGCTCGCCGCGGTCCACCGGGTGGGCGAGCTGGAAATCGGCGATCCGGCCGTGGTCGTGGCCGTCTCCTGCGCGCACCGGGCCGAGGCCTTCGACGCCTGTCGCCGCCTGATCGACGACCTGAAGCACCAGGTGCCGATCTGGAAGCACCAGACCTTCGCGGACGGCACCGAGGAGTGGGTCGGGTCCTGAGGCGGCCCCGGCGGCCGGGGAGCGAGGGCGAGCACCCCATCGGGCGGTGGCGGGCGGCGCCGGGCGGTGCCGGGCGCCACCGGGAAGGCCCGTCCGGGCACATGTGCCATGACCGGACGGGGCATGGCCCGGCCGCTGCCGGGAACAGTCCTCGCATGGCCGGCGCCGAGGACGGACTCCCGGGCCGCGGGAACGGCACCCCGCCGGAGCCGTCGGCCCCACGGGAACTAGTCTGCTCGTGAGCCGGTTCGGCGCATTCGAGGGATCGGGAGGTCACTGTGGCGGCACTCGCCTGGTTGCTGATTCCGTTCGTCGCCACGATCGGGGCGGTCGTCTGGGCCGTGTGGGCCTCGCGGAAGCCCAGCGGGTTCGGGGACGCCGAGGGAGTCGCGGGCTACGAGGCCTTCCGCGCCGCCATGGAACGCCCCCACCGCGAGCGGCACCGGGAGGAGTCGGCCGCCTGAGGGTCCGAGCCCCGCGCTCCGGCCCGGTGTCGCGAGGCCGCGCCGCGTGGGAAGCCCGGCGGGTACGGGGCGGCCCGGAGCGACGGCCCGCACGGCCCGATGTCGGCCCCGTCCCGTACTGTCGTGACATGCCACGCCGGACAGCGACGATGCTCACCTCCACCCTGTTGCTGATAGCCGTGCTCTGCGCGGCGGTCCTGATCAGGGTGCCGTACGCCGAGATGTCTCCGGGGCCCACCGTCAACACGCTCGGTGAGTACGGTGGCGAGCCGGTGCTGAGCATCGAGGGCAGGAAGACCCACGAGCCCTCCGGCCACCTCAACATGACCACCGTCCGGGTCACCGGGGCCGAGTACCGGATGAACCTGGTGGAGGCCGTCTACGGCTGGCTGGCGGACGACAGCGCGGTCGTCCCGCACGACACCCTGTACCCGGACGACAAGTCCGCCGAGGAGGTGCGGGAGGAGAACGCCGAGGAGTTCACCCAGTCGCTGGAGAGCGCCAAGGTCGCCGCCCTGCGGGAGCTGGGGATACCCGTCGGGGAGCGGGTGGTGGTCGCCTCCGTGGTCAAGGACGGTCCGGCCGAGGGCCGGCTGCACGCCGGGGACGTCATCCGGGCCGTGGACGGCGAGCCGGTCGAGCAGCCCGACGACGTCGCCCGCCTGGTGACCGAGCACGACCCCGGAGAGGACGTGGTCTTCACCGTCGTGCCGGCGAAGCGGGCCGAGGAGGCCGAGAAGGAGGGCGGGGAGCCCACCGGTGGCCGGGAGGTCACCGTCGCGACCACCGAGGCCGACGACGGGCGCGCCATCGTCGGCATCCGGGCGGGGCTGGACCACACCTTCCCGTTCGAGATCGACATCGAGCTCGCCGATGTCGGCGGTCCCAGCGCCGGGCTGATGTTCGCCCTGGGCATCGTGGACAAGCTCTCGGAGGAGGACCTCACCGGCGGCGAGTTCGTGGCCGGCACGGGGACCATCGACGGCGAGGGCGAGGTCGGGCCGATCGGCGGCATAGGGATGAAGACCATCGCCGCCCGCGACAAGGGCGCGAAGTACTTCCTCACCCCCGAGGCCAACTGCGAGGCCGCCGCCCGCGATGTCCCCGAGGGGCTGACCCTGGTGAGGGTCGGCTCGCTCGACGACGCGCTGGAGGCCCTGGAGCACGTCCGGAGCGGGAACACCGACGCACTGCCGAGCTGCGCGGCGGGCTGACCGCCCGTACCGCCCGCCCGCCCGCCGGACGGGCGGGCGGGCGGTGGGGAACCGGAGCGGGCCGGGGGCCGTCAGGCGAAGGTGGCGGCGAGCGCCTCGGTGAGCCCCGGCACCAGGTCCGGCCCGGTCAGCACCTCGGTCGGCGAGTCCTTCTCGCGCAGCCGCAGTGCCGACTCGCGGGCCCCGTCCCGCAGCACCGCCACCGTCATCCGCACCTCCTGACGCTCGGGGTGCTCGGCCACCCACCGCGCCAGCCGTTCCTCGGCGCCCTCCGCCTGGAGGTCCTCGGGGACGGACGCCTCCGCCGCCGGAGGCAGCATCAGCCGCTCCACCGTCATCGCGCATCCGGCGACCGCGTCGGGCCAGGCGATGGTGCCGAGGAACTCGTCCAGGGGGACGCCGGCGGGCAGCTCGTCCTGCTCGACGGGGGTGAGGGAGGCGGGAACGGGGGAGGGGGCTTCGTCGCCGCCGAGGCCGAGCTGTTCGGCCAGGGCGGGCTCCTCGGCGCGCAGCCGGTCGGTGTCGACCAGGGCGAAGAGGCGGGCGGGCTGGTCCCAGCCCAGGCCGGCGACGTACTCGTCGATTTCGAGCACGGCACGGGTCAGTGGGCTGGCGGCGAGGGGTGCGCCGTCGTTGGGGAGGTTGTTCATCCCCATATCGTGCCGTCGAACACCCCGAGAACGGGAACCGGGTAAAGGTTCAGTAAGTTGCATGGGTGGGGCCCTAGCATACGGGGCCAGTTTCATCCGCTGCGAATCTTCGAGGTGCGCACCTTGGCTTTCCAGATGCCGGACCGGGGCTCAGGCGGGCCCGGCGGTCCACGGATCAGTGTCGGCAGGCCCTCCAGGCGCGCCAAGACCCTGCTCATGACAGCGGGAGTGCTCGCCGTTCTGGCCATGCTCTTCGTCATGTTCGCCGGGTTCTGGACCGACTGGCTGTGGTATCGATCGGTCCGCTACACCACCGTCTTCACCACCACCCTGTGGACCAAGATCGGCATGTTCGCCGTCTTCGGCCTGCTGATGGCCGTGGCCGTCGGCCTCAACATCTGGCTGGCCCACCGGTTGCGGCCCCCGCTCAGTGCGATGTCGCTGGAACAGCAGAGTCTGGACCGGTACCGCATGGGCATCGCGCCGTACAAGAAGTGGGTGCTGCTGGGGGTCACCGCGCTGGTCGGGTTGATCGCCGGTGCCTCCGCCGCCGGGCAGTGGCGCACCTGGCTGATGTGGGTGAACGCCGAGCCCTTCGGCACGGAGGACCCGCAGTTCGGCAAGGACGTGGCGTTCTTCGCGTTCGACCTGCCCTGGTACCGCTTCCTGCTGAGCTTCGGCTTCGCGGCCGTCGTCCTGTCCCTGCTGGCCGCGGCGCTGGTGCACTACCTCTACGGCGGGCTGCGGGTCAGCACTCCGGGCGCCCGCGCCACCTCCCAGGCCACCGGGCACCTGTCGGTGCTGCTCGGAGTGTTCGTGGCGCTCAAGGCGGTGGCGTACTGGCTCGACCGCTACGGCCTCGCGGTGAAGTCCGGTGACTTCAAGGCCACGAACAACTGGACGGGGCTGCGGTACGTCGACGCCAACGCCTACCTCCCGGCGAAGACGATCCTGTTCTTCATCGCCGTGATCTGCGCCGTGCTCTTCTTCGCCACCCTGTGGCGGCGCACCTGGCAGTTGCCGGTGATCGGCTTCGGACTGATGGTCCTCTCGGCGATCCTGATCGGCGGGCTCTACCCGGCGATCGTGCAGAAGTTCCAGGTCCAGCCGAACGAGCAGGCCAAGGAGGCGCCGTACATCCAGAAGAACATCGACGCCACCCGTGACGCGTACGACGTCGCCGACTCCAAGGTGTCGAACTACTCGGGCCAGAGCGAGGCGAGCAACGAGGAGCTGCGCGAGGCGGTGGACGACACCGCCAGCATCCGTCTGCTCGACCCGAACGTGGTCTCGCCCAGCTACCAGCAGCTCCAGCAGGTCCGCAGCTACTACCAGTTCCCCGCCACCCTCGACGTGGACCGGTACACCACCGAGGACGGCAGGGAGCAGGACACCGTCGTCGGCCTGCGCGAGATCAACATCAACGGCATCACCGAGCGCAACTGGATCAACGACCACTTCAAGTACACCCACGGCTTCGGCATGGTGGCCGGCAAGGGCACCGAGGTGGCCTCCACCGGCGCGCCCTCCTTCGTGGAGAAGGACCTTCCGCCCGAGGGCGAGCTCGGCGACTACGAGCCACGCGTCTACTACGGCGAGAAGACCACGCAGTACTCCATCGTCGGTGGCCCCCAGAAGGAACTGGACTACATCTCCGGCAACGAGGAGAAGACCTACAGCTACCAGGGCGACAGCGGGGTCAGCCTGGGGAACCCGGTCAACCGCGCGGCCTACGCCGTGGCCTTCAACGAGCCGCAGATCCTGTACTCGGGCGCGATCGGCGAGAACTCGCGGATCCTGTACAACCGCACGCCCAAGGAGCGCGTCGAGGCGGTGGCCCCGTGGCTGACGATCGACGGCGACCCGTACCCGGCGGTGGTGGACGGTCGGATCCAGTGGATCATCGACGCCTACACCACGACGAACCAGTACCCGTACTCGTCCCGCACGACCCTGGGCGACACCACGGCCGACTCGCTCACCGACGGGCAGCGTTCGGTCATCGCCCAGCAGAACCGGGTCAACTACATCCGCAACTCGGTCAAGGCCACCGTCGACGCCTACACGGGCGATGTGAAGCTCTACCAGTGGGACACCCAGGACCCGATACTGAAGACCTGGATG carries:
- a CDS encoding UPF0182 family protein is translated as MPDRGSGGPGGPRISVGRPSRRAKTLLMTAGVLAVLAMLFVMFAGFWTDWLWYRSVRYTTVFTTTLWTKIGMFAVFGLLMAVAVGLNIWLAHRLRPPLSAMSLEQQSLDRYRMGIAPYKKWVLLGVTALVGLIAGASAAGQWRTWLMWVNAEPFGTEDPQFGKDVAFFAFDLPWYRFLLSFGFAAVVLSLLAAALVHYLYGGLRVSTPGARATSQATGHLSVLLGVFVALKAVAYWLDRYGLAVKSGDFKATNNWTGLRYVDANAYLPAKTILFFIAVICAVLFFATLWRRTWQLPVIGFGLMVLSAILIGGLYPAIVQKFQVQPNEQAKEAPYIQKNIDATRDAYDVADSKVSNYSGQSEASNEELREAVDDTASIRLLDPNVVSPSYQQLQQVRSYYQFPATLDVDRYTTEDGREQDTVVGLREININGITERNWINDHFKYTHGFGMVAGKGTEVASTGAPSFVEKDLPPEGELGDYEPRVYYGEKTTQYSIVGGPQKELDYISGNEEKTYSYQGDSGVSLGNPVNRAAYAVAFNEPQILYSGAIGENSRILYNRTPKERVEAVAPWLTIDGDPYPAVVDGRIQWIIDAYTTTNQYPYSSRTTLGDTTADSLTDGQRSVIAQQNRVNYIRNSVKATVDAYTGDVKLYQWDTQDPILKTWMKAFPGTVEPREEISDSLMAHLRYPQDLFKVQRELLTRYHVTNANQFYSGSERWQVPDDPTHKGNAVPPYYLSMQMPDQEEQTFSLTTTFNPSGRETLGAFMAVNADARSSDYGTIRILKLPSNTTVSGPQQVQSRFNSDTDIANEINILQRGDSEIEYGNLLTVPLEGGLLYVEPVYVRGAGTNYPLLRKVLVTYGEETAFEDTLGEALNVVFGVEGSEEDTGEEPPPGEEESTPPPSEDGPDDGTVQDALNDAQDAFEAGQKALGEQDWEAYGQAQRDLEDALERAAEAEGASGDGKNPDDGSAGGGNDGGTPEDEGRKDE